The following proteins are co-located in the Cupriavidus pauculus genome:
- a CDS encoding multifunctional CCA addition/repair protein has protein sequence MQVYAVGGAIRDQLLGKPSQDRDYVVVGATPAEMEAAGYKPVGKDFPVFLHPQTRAEYALARTERKTAVGYKGFAFHTGPDVTLEDDLARRDLTINAMAQAVDAHDNLVGEIIDPFNGRQDLQARVFRHVSDAFAEDPVRILRAARFAARFHDFTVAPETVALMRRMVELGEVDALVPERVWQELARGLMEDRPSRMFDVLRDCGALARLMPELDRLWGVPQRADYHPEVDTGVHVMMVLDYAARRGFSLPVRFAALTHDLGKGTTPQDVLPRHIGHEQRSVALLEDVCRRLRVPNDCRELGVLVAREHGNIHRSGEFGAAALTRLVERCDALRKPDRFAEALRACEADARGRLGFEDRDYPQADRLMTARDAAASVDAGAIAKACADRVDQIKEQVHKARIAAVAERLGVAG, from the coding sequence ATGCAGGTGTATGCCGTCGGCGGGGCCATCCGCGACCAGCTGCTGGGCAAGCCCAGCCAGGACCGCGACTACGTGGTGGTCGGCGCCACGCCGGCCGAGATGGAGGCGGCCGGCTACAAGCCGGTGGGCAAGGACTTCCCGGTGTTCCTGCATCCGCAGACGCGCGCCGAATACGCGCTGGCGCGGACCGAGCGCAAGACGGCGGTCGGCTACAAGGGGTTTGCGTTCCATACCGGCCCCGACGTGACGCTGGAGGACGATCTGGCGCGCCGCGACCTGACCATCAACGCGATGGCGCAGGCCGTGGACGCGCATGACAACCTAGTCGGCGAGATCATCGACCCGTTCAACGGCCGGCAGGACCTGCAGGCGCGGGTGTTCCGCCATGTGTCGGACGCCTTTGCCGAAGACCCGGTGCGCATTCTGCGCGCGGCGCGGTTTGCGGCGCGCTTCCACGACTTCACGGTGGCCCCGGAGACCGTCGCGCTGATGCGCCGGATGGTGGAACTGGGCGAGGTCGACGCGCTGGTGCCCGAGCGCGTCTGGCAGGAACTGGCGCGCGGGCTGATGGAGGATCGGCCGTCGCGCATGTTCGACGTGTTGCGCGACTGCGGCGCGCTGGCGCGGCTGATGCCCGAGCTGGACCGGCTGTGGGGCGTGCCGCAGCGGGCCGACTACCATCCCGAGGTCGATACCGGCGTGCACGTGATGATGGTGCTGGACTACGCCGCCCGGCGCGGCTTCTCGCTGCCGGTGCGGTTCGCCGCGCTGACCCATGACCTGGGCAAGGGCACCACGCCCCAGGATGTGCTGCCGCGCCATATCGGCCACGAGCAGCGCAGCGTCGCACTGCTGGAGGACGTCTGCCGGCGGCTGCGCGTACCGAACGACTGCCGGGAACTGGGGGTGCTGGTGGCGCGCGAGCACGGCAACATCCACCGCTCGGGCGAGTTCGGCGCCGCTGCGCTGACGCGGCTGGTGGAGCGCTGCGACGCGCTGCGCAAGCCAGACCGCTTCGCCGAGGCCCTGCGCGCCTGCGAGGCCGACGCCCGCGGCCGGCTGGGCTTCGAGGACCGCGACTATCCGCAGGCGGACCGCCTGATGACCGCCCGCGACGCCGCCGCATCGGTCGACGCCGGCGCCATCGCCAAGGCATGCGCCGACCGCGTGGACCAGATCAAGGAACAAGTCCACAAGGCCCGCATCGCGGCAGTGGCGGAAAGGCTGGGGGTGGCGGGGTAG
- the metF gene encoding methylenetetrahydrofolate reductase [NAD(P)H] has product MTDRYYSFEFFPPKTAEGAEKLRNTRAQLAPLQPKYISVTFGAGGTTQQGTLDAVLEIQREGIEAAPHLSCVGSTRENIRAILDAYRQGGIRHIVALRGDMPSGMGEIGEFRYANELVEFIRAETGDWFHIEVAAYPEYHPQARSPRHDLDNFARKVKAGANSAITQYFFNADAYFRFVDDARAVGVDVPIVPGIMPITNYSQLMRFSEMCGAEVPRWVAKKLESFGDDKESIRAFGLDVVTALCERLLAAGVPGLHFYTLNTAAATKAIWQRLKL; this is encoded by the coding sequence ATGACTGACCGCTACTACAGCTTCGAATTCTTCCCGCCCAAGACGGCGGAGGGCGCGGAGAAACTGCGCAATACGCGCGCCCAGCTGGCGCCGCTGCAGCCCAAGTACATCTCGGTGACGTTCGGCGCCGGCGGCACCACGCAGCAGGGCACGCTGGACGCCGTGCTGGAGATCCAGCGCGAGGGCATCGAGGCCGCGCCGCACCTGTCGTGCGTGGGCTCCACGCGCGAGAACATCCGCGCCATCCTGGACGCCTACCGCCAGGGCGGCATCCGCCACATCGTGGCGCTGCGCGGCGACATGCCGTCGGGCATGGGCGAGATCGGCGAGTTCCGCTACGCCAACGAGCTGGTGGAATTCATCCGCGCCGAGACCGGCGACTGGTTCCATATCGAGGTGGCGGCGTACCCCGAATACCACCCGCAGGCCCGCTCGCCGCGCCACGACCTGGACAACTTCGCCCGCAAGGTCAAGGCCGGCGCCAACTCGGCGATCACGCAGTACTTCTTCAACGCCGACGCCTACTTCCGGTTTGTCGACGACGCCCGCGCCGTGGGCGTGGACGTGCCGATCGTGCCCGGCATCATGCCGATCACGAACTATTCGCAACTGATGCGGTTCTCGGAAATGTGCGGCGCCGAAGTGCCCCGCTGGGTGGCCAAGAAGCTCGAATCGTTCGGCGACGATAAGGAATCGATCCGCGCCTTCGGCCTGGACGTGGTCACCGCGCTGTGCGAACGCCTGCTGGCCGCCGGCGTGCCGGGGCTGCACTTCTACACGCTGAACACGGCCGCCGCCACCAAGGCAATCTGGCAGCGGCTGAAGTTGTAA
- a CDS encoding 5-formyltetrahydrofolate cyclo-ligase, whose product MPPTQAPDNGPDARQFPADTDRRTLRRDLLALRAALPDRAACDAGIDQALGPLLERLGVRRIGFYWPIQQEFDARATVTRWLAGLPGRTAALPVVSAPGTPLDFHAWTPDTPMRAGHYGIPVPDGTDAVTPDALLIPCVGFSADKFRLGYGGGFYDRTLAALAAQGATPVAIGIGYEACRIPLAAQAHDLPMDWVVTERGVW is encoded by the coding sequence ATGCCCCCGACCCAAGCCCCGGACAACGGCCCGGACGCCCGCCAATTCCCCGCCGACACCGACCGCCGCACCCTGCGGCGCGACCTGCTGGCGCTGCGCGCCGCGCTGCCCGACCGCGCCGCCTGCGACGCCGGCATCGACCAGGCCCTTGGCCCCCTGCTGGAACGTCTGGGCGTGCGCCGGATCGGGTTCTACTGGCCGATCCAGCAGGAATTCGACGCCCGCGCCACGGTGACCCGCTGGCTCGCCGGCCTGCCCGGCCGCACTGCCGCACTGCCCGTGGTCTCGGCCCCCGGCACCCCGCTCGACTTCCACGCCTGGACGCCGGACACGCCGATGCGCGCCGGCCACTACGGCATTCCGGTACCCGACGGCACCGACGCCGTGACGCCCGACGCGCTGCTCATTCCCTGTGTCGGTTTCAGCGCCGACAAGTTCCGCCTGGGCTACGGCGGCGGCTTCTACGACCGCACGCTGGCCGCGCTGGCCGCCCAGGGCGCCACGCCGGTGGCCATCGGCATCGGCTACGAAGCGTGCCGCATCCCGCTGGCTGCGCAGGCGCACGACCTGCCGATGGACTGGGTGGTGACGGAACGGGGGGTTTGGTAG
- a CDS encoding lytic transglycosylase domain-containing protein, with protein MPKGVYLRRAGRIAWLAFAGALLATPAFAQKKPAPVRPAPQQPAASTVIPSNPDDAFVALREAARKNDPDRAAAISATLVDYPIPSYVEYFRIKPQMFDTGGQARIDAPDAEVAAFLQRYQGEAIADRMRNDWLLVLGKKRDWANFDIQYPQFVLKDDTQVECYALLSKALKGQNVAAEARAVLVDPRYYGDGCVDLVTYLLQSQQIQRSDVAFQARQALEQNYTTLAAKIAAAVPDARVDSDPLATVVKMARNDPAQASAYLGTIVGTLSRDEQGAAWGVVGQFAAKKLMPEAAQYYRRQMDLGGNQWLSDETQEWRVRAALRQGDWKQVRQSVELMRPELRAKDAAWTYWYARALKAEGRTQDAQTQFQSIAGQFNFYGQLASEELGNRISLPARTTVSDAEAMAMRTRPGFQRAQKFYDMNLRFEGNREWNWELRGMTDRELLAAAEYARKIELLDRTVNTSDRTKVEHDFAQRFPMPYRDIMQRATDDVGLDMAWAYGLIRQESRFIMNARSSAGAHGLMQVMPATAKYVARKIGMTDFSPSMMSDPTVNIMLGTNYMSMVLTDLDSSWTLASAGYNAGPGRPKAWRSSLMRPVEGAIFAETIPFTETRNYVKNVLSNATYYAALMSGRPQSLKDRLGVVAPSTVTTTSLP; from the coding sequence ATGCCGAAGGGAGTATATCTGCGCCGCGCGGGCCGCATTGCCTGGCTCGCGTTCGCGGGCGCGTTGCTGGCGACGCCGGCGTTTGCCCAGAAGAAGCCGGCGCCGGTGCGTCCGGCTCCGCAGCAGCCTGCTGCCTCGACCGTGATTCCGTCGAATCCCGACGACGCCTTCGTGGCGCTGCGCGAGGCCGCCCGCAAGAACGATCCCGACCGCGCCGCCGCCATCTCGGCCACGCTGGTCGACTACCCGATTCCGTCGTACGTCGAATACTTCCGCATCAAGCCGCAGATGTTCGACACGGGCGGCCAGGCGCGTATCGACGCCCCGGACGCCGAGGTGGCCGCGTTCCTGCAGCGCTACCAGGGCGAGGCCATTGCCGACCGCATGCGCAATGACTGGCTGCTGGTGCTGGGCAAGAAGCGCGACTGGGCCAACTTCGACATCCAGTATCCGCAGTTCGTGCTCAAGGACGACACGCAGGTGGAGTGCTACGCGCTGCTGTCCAAGGCGCTCAAGGGCCAGAACGTGGCCGCCGAGGCGCGCGCGGTGCTGGTCGATCCGCGCTACTACGGCGACGGCTGCGTGGACCTGGTGACCTACCTGCTGCAGAGCCAGCAGATCCAGCGCAGCGATGTGGCGTTCCAGGCACGCCAGGCGCTGGAGCAGAACTACACGACGCTGGCCGCCAAGATCGCCGCCGCCGTGCCCGACGCGCGCGTGGACAGCGACCCGCTGGCAACCGTCGTCAAGATGGCGCGCAACGATCCGGCGCAGGCGTCGGCCTACCTGGGCACCATCGTCGGCACGCTGTCGCGCGACGAGCAGGGCGCGGCGTGGGGCGTGGTGGGCCAGTTCGCCGCCAAGAAGCTGATGCCGGAAGCGGCGCAGTACTACCGCCGCCAAATGGACCTGGGCGGCAACCAGTGGTTGTCCGACGAAACGCAGGAGTGGCGCGTGCGCGCGGCGCTGCGCCAGGGCGACTGGAAGCAGGTGCGGCAGTCGGTGGAGCTGATGCGCCCCGAGCTGCGCGCCAAGGACGCGGCGTGGACGTACTGGTACGCCCGCGCGCTGAAGGCCGAGGGCCGCACGCAGGACGCGCAGACGCAGTTCCAGTCGATCGCCGGCCAGTTCAACTTCTACGGCCAGCTTGCCAGCGAGGAACTGGGCAACCGGATCTCGCTGCCGGCCCGCACCACGGTCAGCGACGCCGAGGCCATGGCCATGCGCACCCGGCCGGGCTTCCAGCGCGCGCAGAAGTTCTACGACATGAACCTGCGCTTCGAGGGCAACCGCGAGTGGAACTGGGAGTTGCGCGGCATGACCGACCGCGAGCTGCTGGCCGCGGCCGAGTACGCGCGCAAGATCGAGCTGCTGGACCGTACCGTCAACACGTCGGACCGCACCAAGGTGGAGCACGACTTCGCCCAGCGCTTTCCCATGCCGTACCGGGACATCATGCAGCGCGCCACCGACGACGTGGGGCTGGACATGGCCTGGGCGTACGGGCTGATCCGCCAGGAATCGCGCTTCATCATGAACGCGCGGTCGTCGGCCGGGGCGCACGGGCTGATGCAGGTCATGCCCGCCACGGCCAAGTACGTGGCCCGGAAGATCGGCATGACGGACTTCTCGCCGTCGATGATGAGCGACCCGACCGTCAACATCATGCTTGGTACAAATTACATGAGCATGGTGCTGACGGACCTAGACAGTTCATGGACGCTGGCATCCGCCGGGTACAACGCCGGCCCGGGACGCCCGAAGGCGTGGCGTTCGAGCCTGATGCGGCCCGTGGAAGGCGCGATCTTTGCAGAGACGATCCCGTTCACGGAAACGCGCAACTATGTCAAGAATGTGCTTTCCAACGCCACGTACTATGCTGCATTGATGAGTGGCCGGCCCCAGTCGCTGAAGGATCGCCTGGGGGTGGTCGCGCCGTCCACGGTCACCACGACCAGCCTGCCCTGA
- a CDS encoding complex I NDUFA9 subunit family protein — translation MKTSNVLVIGGAGFIGSHLVSRLAGAASASGAPLDPAANPDSPIAPDRIVVGSRSVEHAQHLLLLPRVEVAELGLADAASLDDAIGPLGVDGIVVNLVGILHGDRGDPYGPQFAAAHVDLPRQIVESCNRTGVRRLIHMSALGAAPEGPSMYLRSKGEGERIVRESGLDWTIFRPSVVFGPDDHFLNLFAQLQHVAPVVPLACAHARFQPVFVMDVVQAFVNAMANGATIGQTYELGGPQVYTLEELVKFAGRASGHPRPIIALPDALARMQAAVLEHMPGGTVLSRDNLDSMRLDNVLGQPMAAELGVQPVSLEAVMTDVLAGRNRDTFLQSMRGSVHR, via the coding sequence ATGAAGACCAGCAACGTTCTAGTCATCGGGGGCGCCGGCTTCATCGGCAGCCACCTCGTATCCCGCCTGGCCGGCGCGGCGTCCGCGTCCGGCGCGCCGCTTGATCCGGCGGCCAATCCCGACAGTCCCATCGCGCCCGACCGCATCGTCGTCGGGTCGCGCAGCGTGGAGCACGCCCAGCACCTGCTGCTGCTGCCTCGCGTGGAGGTGGCCGAGCTGGGGCTGGCGGATGCGGCGTCGCTGGACGATGCGATCGGGCCGCTCGGGGTCGATGGAATCGTGGTCAACCTCGTCGGCATCCTGCACGGCGACCGTGGCGACCCCTACGGCCCGCAGTTCGCGGCCGCGCACGTCGACCTGCCGCGCCAGATCGTCGAATCGTGCAACCGCACCGGCGTCCGGCGGCTGATCCATATGAGCGCACTGGGCGCGGCCCCCGAAGGCCCGTCGATGTACCTGCGCAGCAAGGGCGAGGGCGAGCGCATCGTGCGCGAGAGCGGGCTGGACTGGACGATCTTCCGCCCGTCCGTCGTGTTCGGCCCCGACGACCATTTCCTGAACCTGTTCGCCCAGTTGCAGCACGTGGCGCCGGTGGTGCCGCTGGCCTGCGCCCACGCGCGCTTCCAGCCCGTGTTCGTGATGGACGTGGTGCAGGCGTTCGTCAACGCCATGGCCAACGGCGCGACGATCGGGCAGACCTACGAGCTGGGCGGCCCGCAGGTGTACACGCTGGAGGAACTGGTCAAGTTTGCCGGCCGCGCGTCGGGCCATCCGCGCCCGATCATCGCGCTGCCCGACGCGCTGGCGCGCATGCAGGCGGCGGTGCTGGAACACATGCCCGGCGGCACGGTGCTGTCGCGCGACAACCTGGACTCGATGCGGCTGGACAACGTGCTCGGCCAGCCGATGGCGGCGGAACTTGGCGTGCAGCCGGTGAGCCTGGAAGCGGTGATGACCGACGTGCTGGCGGGCCGCAACCGCGACACGTTCCTGCAGTCGATGCGCGGCAGCGTCCACCGCTGA
- a CDS encoding dihydroneopterin aldolase produces MTFAALSHPSLQDCRRMFLRNFEVQINIGVHEFEKKGEQRVLVNIDLFVSLAETTPQADRLEEVVDYDFMRNTVAARMAQGHIHLQETLCDDVARAMLQHPKVRAVRVSTEKPDVYPDCESVGVEVFHIKQG; encoded by the coding sequence ATGACCTTTGCCGCCCTTTCCCACCCCAGCCTGCAAGACTGCCGCCGCATGTTCCTGCGCAACTTCGAAGTGCAGATCAACATCGGCGTGCATGAATTCGAGAAGAAGGGCGAGCAGCGCGTGCTGGTGAACATCGACCTGTTCGTGTCGCTGGCCGAGACCACTCCCCAGGCCGACCGGCTGGAGGAAGTGGTCGACTACGACTTCATGCGCAATACCGTGGCCGCCCGCATGGCGCAGGGCCACATTCACCTGCAGGAAACGCTGTGCGACGACGTGGCGCGCGCCATGCTGCAGCATCCGAAGGTGCGCGCGGTGCGCGTGTCGACGGAAAAGCCCGACGTCTACCCGGACTGCGAGTCGGTCGGCGTAGAGGTGTTCCACATCAAGCAGGGCTGA
- a CDS encoding phage holin family protein, with translation MRLLAVWIINAASLFLVSYLLSGIELGGFGSAMVAALVLGLVNTLIRPILVILTLPVTLLTLGLFIFIINALLFLFVGNLLQGFVVQGFGSALLGSILYSVISTILASVLLGDRD, from the coding sequence ATGAGACTGTTGGCTGTCTGGATCATCAACGCCGCCTCGCTGTTCCTCGTGAGCTACCTGCTCAGCGGCATCGAACTCGGCGGCTTTGGCTCGGCGATGGTTGCCGCGCTGGTGCTGGGCCTCGTCAACACGCTGATCCGGCCGATCCTGGTCATCCTGACGCTGCCGGTCACGCTGCTGACGCTGGGGCTGTTCATCTTCATCATCAACGCGCTGCTGTTCCTGTTCGTCGGCAACCTGCTGCAGGGGTTTGTCGTCCAGGGGTTCGGCTCCGCGCTGCTGGGCTCGATTCTCTATAGCGTGATTTCCACCATCCTCGCGAGCGTGCTGCTCGGGGACCGGGACTGA
- a CDS encoding DUF2905 domain-containing protein, producing the protein MMRWTLTIFLCVIILSAALPWLQKLGLGRLPGDVRFRVFGREYVLPFASTILLSLVALVIGKLL; encoded by the coding sequence ATGATGCGCTGGACCCTGACCATCTTCCTCTGCGTGATCATCCTGTCGGCCGCGCTGCCCTGGCTCCAGAAACTCGGCCTGGGCCGCCTGCCCGGCGACGTCCGCTTCCGCGTATTCGGCCGGGAATACGTACTGCCATTCGCGTCGACGATCCTGCTGTCGCTGGTGGCCCTGGTGATTGGGAAGCTGCTGTAG
- a CDS encoding glutathione S-transferase family protein yields the protein MKLVIGNKNYSSWSLRPWLLLRQAGIDFEEIPLRLFTKAFNEEIARYSPAGKVPALVDGDLTVWDSLSISEYVAERFPQLQLWPADAADRAVARSICAEMHSGFFNLRNQMPMNVTAVLPGLGWNVAVQQDIDRIATIWTDLRARHGAKGPFLFGTFTVADAFYAPVVSRFATYGVHLPEAAKAYADFILALPALQEWVAAAREERDFVPADEPYRLRPERPDAIIVTG from the coding sequence ATGAAGCTCGTCATCGGCAACAAGAACTACTCGTCCTGGTCGCTCCGTCCCTGGCTGCTGCTGCGCCAGGCCGGCATCGACTTCGAGGAAATCCCGCTGCGCCTGTTCACGAAGGCGTTCAACGAGGAAATCGCGCGCTACTCGCCGGCCGGCAAAGTGCCGGCGCTGGTCGACGGCGACCTGACCGTCTGGGATTCGCTGTCGATCTCGGAATACGTGGCCGAGCGCTTTCCGCAGCTTCAGCTCTGGCCGGCCGACGCGGCCGACCGCGCCGTGGCCCGCTCGATCTGCGCCGAGATGCATTCGGGCTTCTTCAACCTGCGCAACCAGATGCCGATGAACGTGACCGCCGTGCTGCCGGGCCTGGGCTGGAACGTGGCCGTCCAGCAGGACATCGACCGCATCGCCACCATCTGGACCGACCTGCGCGCGCGCCACGGCGCCAAGGGGCCGTTCCTGTTCGGCACCTTCACGGTGGCCGACGCGTTCTACGCGCCCGTGGTGAGCCGCTTTGCCACGTACGGCGTGCACCTGCCCGAAGCGGCCAAGGCATACGCCGATTTCATCCTGGCGCTGCCCGCGCTGCAGGAATGGGTGGCCGCCGCGCGCGAGGAACGCGATTTCGTGCCGGCCGACGAACCGTACCGCCTGCGCCCCGAGCGGCCCGACGCGATCATCGTCACGGGATGA
- a CDS encoding SDR family oxidoreductase translates to MPDSNTQGAAGVPSRGVALVTGAARRLGRAIALELAMQGWDVAVHCNRSRDEAEALATQIRGLGRRAAVLQADLADETATARLIAACAAEIGVPTCLVNNASLFQYDVATSFSYGSLDTHMRTNVAAPLLLAREMHKALGADGNQTEQRGVVINLLDQKLNNLNPDFLSYTLSKSALQTATVQLAQALAPRLRVVGVAPGITLVSGDQSDPGFVRAHAMTPLGKSSTPDDIAHAVAYLAGARAVTGTTLYVDGGQHLMPLARDVMFLTE, encoded by the coding sequence ATGCCAGATTCGAATACTCAGGGCGCCGCCGGCGTCCCCTCGCGCGGCGTGGCGCTGGTGACCGGCGCCGCGCGCCGGCTGGGCCGGGCCATCGCGCTGGAGCTCGCCATGCAGGGCTGGGACGTCGCCGTCCACTGCAACCGATCGCGCGACGAGGCCGAGGCGCTTGCCACGCAGATCCGCGGGCTGGGCCGACGGGCCGCCGTGCTGCAGGCCGACCTGGCCGACGAGACCGCCACGGCCCGGCTGATCGCGGCGTGCGCCGCAGAGATTGGCGTGCCGACGTGCCTGGTCAACAACGCGTCGCTGTTCCAGTACGACGTGGCGACCAGCTTCTCGTATGGCTCGCTCGACACCCACATGCGCACCAACGTGGCGGCGCCGCTGCTGCTGGCCCGCGAGATGCACAAGGCGCTCGGCGCCGACGGCAACCAGACCGAGCAGCGCGGCGTGGTGATCAACCTGCTGGACCAGAAGCTGAACAACCTGAATCCGGACTTCCTGTCGTACACGCTGTCGAAGTCCGCGCTGCAGACCGCCACGGTGCAGCTGGCCCAGGCGCTGGCGCCCCGGCTGCGCGTGGTGGGCGTGGCGCCGGGCATCACGCTGGTGTCGGGCGACCAGTCCGATCCGGGCTTCGTGCGCGCCCACGCGATGACGCCGCTGGGCAAGTCCAGCACGCCGGACGACATCGCCCACGCCGTGGCCTACCTGGCCGGCGCGCGCGCCGTGACCGGCACCACGCTGTACGTCGACGGTGGCCAGCACCTGATGCCGCTGGCCCGCGACGTGATGTTCCTGACCGAATGA
- a CDS encoding class I SAM-dependent methyltransferase: MQKVASLPLPSADALGASQALSTVIGDAIAAAGGWIGFERYMSLALYAPRLGYYSGGAAKFGRGADDGSDFITAPELTPFFARTLARQFAPLIGQALPHVMEFGAGTGRLAADLLLALEAEGALPDTYRIVELSGELRARQQDTLARRAPHLAARVQWLDALPDAFEGVIVGNEVLDAMPVRLFARIGGRWHERGVVRQGDTFAFQDRLLADAAIPARLAAIEGDHDVVTETHDEAEGFARAVGALLTRGAAFFIDYGFPASEYYHPQRVGGTLMCHYRHHAHPDPFLYPGLQDITAHVNFTGIAEAASDAGLTVAGFASQARFLMNAGITDLMMSLDPSDAASFLPQANAVQKLLSEAEMGELFKVIALTRGIDDALPLAGFSRGDRSYAL, from the coding sequence ATGCAGAAAGTCGCTAGTCTACCCCTTCCCTCCGCCGACGCGCTCGGTGCCTCGCAGGCCCTCTCCACCGTCATCGGCGACGCCATCGCGGCGGCCGGCGGCTGGATCGGCTTCGAACGCTACATGTCGCTGGCGCTCTACGCTCCGCGCCTGGGCTACTACAGCGGCGGCGCCGCGAAGTTCGGCCGGGGCGCCGACGACGGCAGCGACTTCATCACCGCCCCCGAACTCACGCCGTTCTTCGCCCGCACGCTGGCTCGGCAGTTTGCGCCGCTGATCGGCCAGGCGCTGCCGCATGTGATGGAATTTGGCGCCGGCACGGGCCGGCTGGCGGCGGACCTGCTGCTGGCGCTGGAAGCCGAAGGCGCGCTGCCCGATACCTACCGCATCGTCGAGCTGTCCGGCGAACTGCGCGCGCGCCAGCAGGACACGCTGGCTCGCCGGGCGCCGCACCTGGCCGCCCGCGTGCAGTGGCTCGACGCGCTGCCGGACGCCTTCGAGGGCGTCATCGTCGGCAACGAGGTGCTCGACGCCATGCCGGTGCGGCTGTTCGCCCGCATCGGCGGCCGCTGGCACGAACGCGGCGTGGTGCGCCAGGGCGACACCTTCGCGTTCCAGGACCGCCTGCTGGCCGACGCCGCGATACCGGCCCGGCTGGCCGCCATCGAAGGCGACCACGACGTGGTCACCGAGACCCACGACGAGGCCGAAGGCTTCGCGCGCGCGGTCGGCGCCCTGCTAACGCGTGGCGCGGCGTTCTTCATCGACTATGGCTTTCCGGCGTCGGAGTACTACCACCCGCAGCGCGTGGGCGGCACGCTGATGTGCCACTACCGCCATCACGCCCACCCGGACCCGTTCCTGTACCCCGGGCTGCAGGACATCACGGCCCACGTGAATTTCACCGGCATCGCCGAGGCGGCATCGGACGCCGGCCTGACCGTCGCCGGCTTTGCCTCGCAGGCCCGATTCCTGATGAACGCCGGCATCACCGACCTGATGATGTCGCTCGACCCATCGGACGCCGCCAGCTTCCTGCCGCAGGCCAACGCCGTGCAGAAGCTGCTCAGCGAGGCCGAGATGGGCGAGCTGTTCAAGGTCATCGCGCTGACGCGCGGCATCGACGACGCGCTGCCACTGGCCGGCTTCTCGCGCGGCGACCGCAGCTACGCACTCTGA